A genomic region of Lentisphaera araneosa HTCC2155 contains the following coding sequences:
- a CDS encoding winged helix-turn-helix domain-containing protein, with protein sequence MNKFKQAAIAVLQESGEALHYREITKRALQSGLLETDGRTPEASMNAQISTEIKLEGNNSTFVKIATATFSLNPNPPSDDKPSINAGFKENSEKVGSGFIGKAGE encoded by the coding sequence ATGAATAAATTTAAACAGGCAGCAATTGCAGTGCTTCAGGAGAGTGGTGAAGCGCTACATTACAGAGAGATTACCAAAAGAGCGCTCCAGTCGGGCCTTTTAGAGACTGATGGACGGACTCCAGAGGCTTCAATGAACGCACAGATTTCTACTGAGATTAAGCTTGAAGGCAATAACTCAACTTTTGTGAAGATCGCAACGGCAACTTTTAGCTTGAATCCTAATCCCCCGAGTGACGATAAACCGTCGATCAATGCAGGATTCAAAGAGAACAGTGAGAAAGTCGGCAGTGGTTTCATTGGTAAAGCAGGCGAAC
- a CDS encoding DEAD/DEAH box helicase family protein, with protein sequence MSNFTFIKDIFPEVYELGVKAEEHLKQDKRACAFYCRLTLEVAVKWLFINDPNLIQPYKPKGLGEFVYAPGFQQLVPRDVNDGVHFAIKVGNHAAHSKGALREYELVTALEAVFSFVKWLAHYYTDAEKNIAFDLKNIPDPTAEVKGLKQEEAKQLALKFKDHFQKELDQARERDEENLKQASLRSEQEIKNLKAELAALKTINEQETFESDFDPNEEETRTLYIDLLLKEVGWNLEGANDKEYKVTGMPKAGKNKSGIGYVDYVLWGDNGKPLAVVEAKRTMRDAKEGKQQAKLYADCLEKMHGQRPILFYTNGFETFIWDDTQYPDRSVYGFYTKKELETLIERRYQRASIYSLSVDKNIAGRPYQERAIKKVLETFEEKRRRALLVMATGSGKTRTAVALVKCLTEGNWCKRILFLADRKTLVGQAMRKSFRPYLPNLSMVNLLKEEENNKSRMVFSTYQTMINKIDVLNEDGTRQYGVGHFDLIIIDESHRSIYSKYGAIFDYFDANLVGLTATPLDQRDRNTFETFDLPDGQPTDVYSLKDAVDDKFLVMYKLKKPDLKFPSRGIKYSELPPEEQAHYEETFTDELTDVIPEEVKGEAVNKWLFNEDTVRKVLDKLMTEGIKVEGGDKLGKTIVFCRSRQHAEYVVEVFDRMYPAYSGHFCQVVHNKCYDPQQTILDFEKPQLMPQIAVSVDMMDTGIDVPEVVNLVFFKSVKSKSKFWQMIGRGTRTCENLFGPGKDKKDFRIFDYCGNFDFFKVNAEGFETGAPESLMQKMFRCRSRLAYYLQTAEFQSVPETQALWEESISWIHEQLSGIDCTGALVRKHRRSIELLSTKEELRCLNESKLSTLIKDLSSLPMPGQREEEMKKRFDVRMLNLMIAIVEASKQKQPLIKGVMKTAEDLRQKAGIPSVKAKLELLNRVVQKEFWKDVSLDTVDYVRKELRELIKLLDKDDESQKIYHTDLKDTITNPDETWEEGENYGDEYENYKENLRRYFLAHPDLAAVWKLQNNKPLGNEDLKELEGVVYSSVVSDRERFEENCEGKSLQAFVRSLIGMDEKAVSEAFSDFLDTHAFNAKQIDCIKIIMDHYIKNGFMSKAFLQEQPFKGFSGGFIGLYGQDNALKLVSVINELNEGVM encoded by the coding sequence ATGAGTAACTTCACTTTCATAAAAGATATTTTCCCAGAAGTCTACGAACTAGGGGTCAAAGCCGAAGAGCATTTGAAGCAGGATAAACGCGCTTGTGCTTTTTATTGTCGATTGACACTGGAAGTGGCGGTGAAGTGGCTCTTTATCAATGACCCTAATTTAATACAGCCCTACAAGCCTAAGGGCTTGGGGGAGTTTGTCTATGCACCCGGATTTCAGCAGCTGGTTCCACGTGATGTTAATGACGGGGTACATTTTGCAATCAAAGTGGGGAACCATGCGGCTCACAGCAAGGGTGCGCTCCGTGAGTATGAGTTGGTAACGGCACTGGAGGCGGTGTTCAGCTTTGTGAAGTGGCTGGCGCATTATTATACCGATGCGGAAAAGAATATAGCTTTTGATCTCAAAAATATTCCCGATCCCACGGCTGAAGTCAAGGGCTTGAAGCAGGAAGAAGCCAAGCAGTTGGCGCTGAAGTTTAAGGATCATTTCCAGAAAGAGCTGGATCAGGCGCGTGAACGCGACGAAGAAAATCTGAAGCAGGCGAGCCTGCGCTCTGAGCAGGAAATCAAAAATCTCAAGGCTGAGTTGGCGGCACTCAAGACGATCAACGAGCAGGAGACATTTGAAAGTGACTTTGACCCCAACGAAGAAGAGACGCGTACGCTCTATATCGACTTGTTGCTCAAAGAAGTTGGCTGGAACTTAGAGGGCGCTAACGATAAGGAATATAAAGTTACCGGCATGCCCAAGGCGGGTAAAAATAAGAGTGGTATAGGATATGTGGATTACGTGCTTTGGGGGGATAATGGTAAGCCCTTAGCAGTTGTCGAAGCCAAGCGTACTATGCGTGATGCCAAGGAAGGAAAGCAGCAGGCTAAACTGTATGCTGACTGCCTTGAAAAGATGCACGGTCAACGACCGATTCTTTTTTACACTAACGGTTTCGAAACCTTCATCTGGGATGATACGCAGTACCCCGATCGATCCGTTTATGGTTTTTATACAAAGAAGGAGTTGGAGACGCTAATTGAACGGCGTTATCAACGCGCCTCGATTTATAGCTTGAGTGTAGATAAAAACATTGCTGGGCGTCCGTATCAGGAACGAGCAATTAAAAAAGTTTTAGAGACCTTTGAAGAAAAGCGGCGTAGAGCTTTGTTGGTGATGGCGACGGGTAGTGGTAAAACGAGAACTGCGGTAGCCTTGGTCAAATGCCTGACTGAGGGCAATTGGTGCAAACGTATTTTATTTTTAGCCGACCGAAAAACGCTGGTGGGCCAAGCTATGCGCAAGAGTTTCCGTCCCTACTTGCCGAACCTCTCCATGGTGAATCTTCTCAAAGAAGAAGAGAATAACAAAAGTCGTATGGTGTTCAGTACTTACCAAACGATGATCAATAAAATTGATGTTCTCAACGAGGATGGGACGCGGCAGTATGGCGTGGGTCATTTTGATTTGATTATCATCGATGAATCACATCGATCAATCTATAGTAAATACGGCGCTATTTTTGATTACTTTGATGCGAACCTAGTTGGCTTGACGGCAACACCCCTGGACCAGCGCGATCGTAATACTTTCGAAACATTTGATCTTCCCGATGGTCAGCCTACAGATGTCTACAGCTTAAAAGATGCCGTCGATGACAAATTCTTAGTTATGTACAAACTGAAGAAACCGGATCTTAAGTTTCCAAGTCGTGGTATTAAGTACAGTGAGTTGCCACCAGAAGAACAAGCGCATTATGAAGAAACTTTTACCGATGAACTCACGGATGTAATACCTGAAGAAGTGAAAGGTGAAGCGGTCAATAAATGGTTGTTCAATGAGGACACGGTACGCAAGGTTTTAGACAAGCTCATGACTGAAGGCATTAAGGTTGAAGGCGGAGATAAACTGGGGAAAACCATTGTCTTTTGTCGTTCGCGTCAACATGCGGAGTACGTGGTCGAAGTTTTTGATAGGATGTATCCCGCTTACTCTGGTCACTTTTGTCAGGTTGTTCACAACAAGTGTTACGATCCTCAACAGACTATTTTAGATTTTGAAAAGCCACAGCTGATGCCGCAAATTGCGGTGTCGGTGGATATGATGGATACGGGTATAGATGTACCCGAGGTAGTGAATCTGGTGTTCTTCAAATCGGTGAAATCGAAATCTAAGTTCTGGCAAATGATTGGGCGGGGAACACGTACCTGTGAAAACTTGTTTGGCCCAGGTAAGGACAAAAAGGATTTTCGAATATTTGATTATTGCGGCAACTTCGACTTCTTCAAAGTCAATGCCGAGGGTTTTGAAACGGGCGCGCCGGAGAGCCTGATGCAAAAAATGTTTAGGTGCCGAAGCCGATTAGCTTACTATCTGCAGACGGCAGAGTTTCAATCGGTGCCTGAGACGCAAGCCTTGTGGGAAGAGTCGATTTCTTGGATTCATGAGCAACTTTCAGGCATTGATTGTACGGGTGCCTTGGTTCGTAAACATCGTCGCAGTATTGAACTTTTGTCGACAAAAGAAGAATTGCGTTGCCTGAACGAAAGTAAGTTGAGTACACTCATTAAAGACTTAAGTTCTTTACCCATGCCGGGTCAGCGTGAAGAAGAAATGAAAAAACGCTTTGATGTTCGCATGTTGAACCTGATGATTGCTATAGTTGAGGCGAGTAAGCAAAAACAGCCTTTGATTAAGGGAGTGATGAAAACCGCCGAAGATTTACGTCAAAAAGCGGGTATTCCCAGTGTTAAGGCTAAGCTTGAGTTGTTGAATCGTGTAGTTCAAAAAGAGTTTTGGAAAGATGTGAGCTTGGATACGGTGGATTACGTACGCAAGGAATTGCGCGAATTAATCAAGCTACTCGATAAAGACGATGAGAGTCAGAAAATTTATCACACAGATCTTAAAGATACGATTACTAATCCTGATGAGACTTGGGAAGAAGGTGAAAATTACGGCGATGAGTATGAAAACTATAAAGAGAACCTAAGGCGCTATTTCCTAGCTCACCCGGATTTAGCGGCGGTCTGGAAACTACAAAATAATAAACCCTTGGGTAACGAAGATCTAAAGGAACTAGAGGGGGTCGTTTACAGCTCAGTAGTATCTGATCGTGAACGCTTTGAAGAGAACTGTGAAGGTAAGAGCCTGCAAGCTTTTGTAAGGTCTTTAATCGGTATGGATGAAAAAGCCGTTTCGGAGGCCTTTAGTGACTTCCTAGATACCCACGCCTTCAACGCTAAACAGATTGACTGTATCAAGATCATAATGGATCATTACATCAAAAATGGTTTTATGTCCAAGGCGTTCCTGCAGGAGCAGCCGTTCAAGGGCTTCTCGGGAGGTTTTATCGGCCTCTACGGCCAAGATAACGCGCTGAAGCTGGTGAGTGTTATTAATGAGCTCAATGAGGGCGTGATGTGA